The nucleotide window ATACGCTTCGGCAGCATCGAAAAATGTGACACCGTGATCGAAAGCGTTACGAATGATATTGATCATTTCCGACCGGGTGGGGATAATGGTTTGGTAGGTGCGACTCATGTTCTGCACCCCCAAGCCAACACTGGAGACTTCGAGTTTACCTAGTTTACGACGCTTGGTCACTTTTGACGGAGTCATGCTGCGACTCGCATCCAGAACCGTACTCTTGGTTTGATCCGTTGTGGACGCTAATCCCAATCGAGCCACGGCGATTCCGGCACCCGCCAGCGCTGACTTTACCATGAAATCGCGCCGACCGAATGATTCACTTTGTTCCATCGATTCCTCCGAATGCTGTTTACCGCTCGATCAGACTGCTCGTTTCTCGCGCGAACTAATATCTAACGAGAGCGAGCTAGAGTTGGATTTCACACTTACACGAATAAGATACTAACTCCATAAGCCTGACAGGTAGAACAATCCTATCAAATAATTGCCTATTCCTCCGACACTGGCGAGAAGTGGATTGTAAATGGGAACAAGAACCTTTACCTTGCTGTGGGATAATAAGTGAGGATAGAATGAAACATCAGCTGCTTGACTCCGAAGCATTTTCTGAAGAGCTGGAGCATTTGCGTAGGGAATTGGCATCGAAAATTCTTCGGTTAACTGACAAGAATCCACGATTGGAATCAAGGATTCCAGAGTTAACTCTGACTCGATGGACAACCACTACGGAAAAATCTGGATTCCTACATCAACCCAGCGTTTGCATGATCGCACAAGGAGCGAAGCGCTTTCTACTGGGCGAAGATGTGTATGTGTACGATCCTCACCACTTCCTGCTGACTTCAGTCAATTTGCCAGTTTTCGCACAGATTATCGAAGCATCGGAAGAGAAACCCTATCTGGGTCTCATGCTGAAAATCGATCCAAAGGCAATTGCACAAATGTTGGTCGACAGCGATTTCCCGCCCGAACGTTCGGAGCAAACCGGTCGCGGCATGGCAGTCAGCAAGGTTACACTGCCTTTACTGAGTGCGATCATTCGGTTGATCGATTTGTTGGATACTCCTCAGGACATTCCGATTTTGTCACCACTGATTCAGCGTGAGATACTCTACCGGCTTTTAATCAGCGATCAAGGTATTCGACTGAGGCAAGCGACAATGAACCAAAGTTTGCAAATCGCCCGTGCAATCAGCTGGTTGAAAGAAAACTACATGAAGGAATTCCAGGTAAGTGATCTGGCATCGGATGCACACATGAGCCCTTCAACATTCCATCATCATTTCCGAGTACTGACTGCCATGAGTCCGTTGCAATTCCAGAAATGGATTCGACTTCATGAAGCGAGACGATTGATGCTTGCCGAAAACGTGGATGCAGCCAATGCTGCCTACAAAGTGGGGTATGAGAGCCCTTCTCAATTCAATCGAGAATACTCTCGAC belongs to bacterium and includes:
- a CDS encoding AraC family transcriptional regulator, with the protein product MKHQLLDSEAFSEELEHLRRELASKILRLTDKNPRLESRIPELTLTRWTTTTEKSGFLHQPSVCMIAQGAKRFLLGEDVYVYDPHHFLLTSVNLPVFAQIIEASEEKPYLGLMLKIDPKAIAQMLVDSDFPPERSEQTGRGMAVSKVTLPLLSAIIRLIDLLDTPQDIPILSPLIQREILYRLLISDQGIRLRQATMNQSLQIARAISWLKENYMKEFQVSDLASDAHMSPSTFHHHFRVLTAMSPLQFQKWIRLHEARRLMLAENVDAANAAYKVGYESPSQFNREYSRLFGAPPMKDKKNLSQLARV